Proteins encoded within one genomic window of Halomonas sp. YLGW01:
- the trpE gene encoding anthranilate synthase component I produces MTPERFNELADAGYNRIPVTREVLADLDTPLSTYLKLANAPWTFLLESVQGGEKWGRYSIIGLPSRERIEVRGYEVRHLKDDEVLGASRVEDPLAWIEQFQQRFKVPRLDDQPRFDGGLVGYFGYDTVRYAEPRLAGVDKPDPLGVPDILLMVCDDLVVFDNLSGRLTLWTHVDPAIEGAYAMARERLERLEIQLRSATIATQSPGTGRRAVEEGHFSSGFTEDGFKAAVEKIKEYVLAGDVMQCVPSQRMSIPYQAPPLDLYRALRSLNPSPYMFFFNLEDHHVVGSSPEILTRLEDGEVTVRPIAGTRVRGATEAEDQALEADLMADPKEIAEHLMLIDLGRNDVGRISQTGTVRVTDQMAVERYSHVMHIVSNVTGQLKPGLSAMDVLRATFPAGTLSGAPKIRAMEIIDELEPVKRGIYSGAVGYLSWHGNMDTAIAIRTAVIKDGQLHVQAGAGVVADSVPELEWQETLNKGRALFRAVAMAERGLDNLE; encoded by the coding sequence ATGACTCCCGAACGCTTCAATGAGCTGGCCGATGCCGGCTACAACCGCATTCCGGTGACCCGCGAGGTCCTCGCCGATCTCGACACTCCGCTGTCGACTTACCTGAAGCTGGCCAACGCGCCCTGGACCTTCCTGCTCGAGTCGGTGCAGGGCGGCGAGAAGTGGGGCCGCTACTCGATCATCGGGCTGCCCAGCCGCGAGCGTATCGAGGTGCGCGGCTATGAGGTGCGTCATCTCAAGGATGACGAGGTGCTGGGCGCCAGCCGGGTCGAGGATCCGCTGGCATGGATCGAACAATTCCAGCAGCGCTTCAAGGTGCCGCGTCTCGATGATCAGCCACGCTTCGACGGTGGCCTGGTCGGCTACTTCGGCTACGACACCGTACGCTACGCCGAGCCTCGCCTCGCCGGCGTCGACAAGCCCGATCCTCTGGGCGTGCCGGACATCCTGCTGATGGTCTGCGATGACCTGGTGGTGTTCGACAACCTGTCCGGTCGCCTGACCCTGTGGACCCACGTCGACCCGGCCATCGAGGGCGCCTATGCCATGGCGCGCGAGCGCCTCGAGCGCCTCGAGATTCAACTGCGCAGCGCCACCATCGCCACCCAGAGCCCCGGCACGGGGAGACGCGCCGTCGAGGAAGGCCATTTCAGCTCCGGCTTCACCGAAGACGGTTTCAAGGCCGCGGTAGAGAAGATCAAGGAGTACGTGCTGGCCGGCGACGTCATGCAGTGCGTGCCCTCACAGCGCATGTCGATTCCCTATCAGGCGCCTCCGCTCGATCTGTACCGGGCGCTGCGCAGCCTCAATCCCTCGCCCTACATGTTCTTCTTCAACCTCGAGGATCATCATGTGGTGGGCTCCTCGCCGGAGATCCTGACGCGTCTGGAGGATGGCGAGGTCACCGTGCGTCCGATCGCCGGTACGCGGGTGCGCGGCGCCACCGAGGCCGAGGATCAGGCGCTGGAAGCCGATCTGATGGCCGACCCCAAGGAGATCGCCGAGCACCTGATGCTGATCGACCTGGGCCGCAACGACGTGGGCCGGATCAGCCAGACCGGCACGGTCAGGGTCACCGACCAGATGGCGGTGGAGCGTTATTCCCACGTCATGCATATCGTCTCCAATGTCACCGGGCAGCTGAAACCGGGGCTGTCGGCGATGGACGTGCTGCGTGCCACCTTCCCGGCGGGGACCCTGTCAGGGGCGCCGAAGATCCGCGCCATGGAGATCATCGACGAACTCGAGCCGGTCAAGCGCGGCATCTATTCCGGCGCCGTGGGCTACCTCTCCTGGCATGGCAACATGGATACCGCCATCGCCATCCGTACCGCCGTCATCAAGGACGGCCAGCTGCACGTTCAGGCGGGTGCCGGGGTGGTCGCCGATTCGGTGCCCGAGCTCGAGTGGCAGGAGACCCTCAACAAGGGGCGTGCCCTGTTCCGCGCCGTGGCCATGGCCGAGCGCGGCCTGGATAACCTGGAGTAG
- a CDS encoding MFS transporter, whose translation MPILILAIAELLGTALWFTPNAVLPELMVLWSLAPADLGWLTGAVQGGFLLGTLIIGLAGLADRLDASRLFAVCCLLGALSNALLPWAGGLYGAVGLRVITGLCLAGIYPVGMKLMVGWTPGRSGVGLAWLVGMLVLGTALPHGLRALGALEGVSLSWRGGVWSASLLAMLGGAMVWRLGEAPRQDRTTPGAIPTRGTRLAGLAAFRIADFRHAAGGYFGHMWELYTLWALLPLMLAASWPGLSTAELAFGAFALIAIGGPCCWIGGAFSARLGSRQVARFALAGSGLCCALYPLLDGLPAAGLVAFLALWSALAVVDSPQFSSLSAKACPASIVGSALTLQNAIGFAISMLSLLILIPLWQAIGPWLAWLLLPGPLLGLWCLQGYARRPATALSPPQGPDPGARR comes from the coding sequence ATGCCCATCCTGATTCTCGCCATCGCCGAGCTGCTCGGTACCGCCCTGTGGTTCACTCCCAATGCCGTGCTCCCGGAGCTGATGGTGCTCTGGTCACTGGCGCCGGCCGATCTGGGCTGGCTGACCGGTGCCGTTCAGGGCGGCTTCCTGCTCGGCACCCTGATCATCGGCCTGGCGGGGCTGGCCGACCGGCTCGATGCCAGCCGACTGTTCGCCGTCTGCTGCCTGTTGGGCGCGCTCTCCAACGCCCTGCTGCCCTGGGCCGGCGGCCTTTACGGGGCGGTGGGGCTACGCGTGATCACCGGCCTGTGTCTGGCCGGCATCTATCCGGTGGGCATGAAGCTGATGGTGGGCTGGACGCCGGGACGCAGCGGCGTTGGCCTGGCCTGGCTGGTGGGCATGCTGGTGCTCGGCACCGCCCTGCCCCACGGCCTGCGCGCCCTGGGGGCGCTGGAGGGCGTCTCGCTCTCCTGGCGGGGCGGCGTCTGGAGCGCCTCGCTGTTGGCCATGCTGGGCGGGGCCATGGTCTGGCGACTGGGTGAGGCCCCGCGCCAGGATCGCACCACCCCAGGCGCAATCCCGACACGGGGGACCCGCCTGGCGGGCCTGGCGGCCTTCCGGATCGCCGATTTCCGCCATGCGGCCGGCGGCTACTTCGGGCACATGTGGGAGCTCTACACCCTGTGGGCCCTGCTACCGCTGATGCTCGCGGCAAGTTGGCCCGGGCTAAGTACCGCCGAACTGGCCTTCGGGGCCTTCGCGCTGATCGCCATCGGCGGGCCCTGCTGCTGGATCGGCGGAGCCTTCAGCGCGCGCCTGGGCAGCCGTCAGGTAGCAAGATTCGCCCTCGCGGGCTCCGGCCTGTGCTGTGCGCTCTACCCCCTCCTCGACGGGCTGCCGGCGGCGGGCCTGGTGGCCTTCCTCGCCCTGTGGAGCGCTCTGGCGGTGGTCGATTCTCCGCAGTTCTCGTCGCTCTCCGCCAAGGCCTGCCCGGCGAGCATCGTCGGCAGCGCCCTGACGCTGCAGAACGCCATCGGCTTCGCGATCTCCATGCTGTCGCTGCTGATCCTGATTCCGCTGTGGCAGGCCATCGGCCCCTGGCTCGCCTGGCTGCTGCTGCCGGGCCCCCTGCTCGGCCTGTGGTGCCTGCAGGGCTATGCTCGGCGTCCGGCCACCGCTCTGTCGCCTCCACAAGGGCCTGACCCTGGCGCCCGACGATGA
- a CDS encoding GIY-YIG nuclease family protein, which translates to MTVSPCWHLYMLETAAGHLYTGITTDVSRRLEEHRGGVRGAKALRGKGPLTLMHHEAVGERGEALRLEARVKRLSAAGKRAWLEARRNEAPGQVHQQVLSPP; encoded by the coding sequence ATGACAGTCTCGCCCTGCTGGCATCTCTATATGCTCGAGACCGCCGCTGGTCATCTCTACACCGGTATCACCACCGATGTGTCGCGGCGTCTCGAGGAGCACCGCGGCGGCGTTCGCGGCGCCAAGGCCCTACGGGGCAAGGGGCCGCTGACCCTCATGCACCACGAGGCCGTGGGCGAGCGGGGGGAGGCTCTGCGGCTCGAGGCGCGGGTGAAACGGCTGTCGGCGGCGGGCAAGCGTGCCTGGCTCGAGGCGCGTCGTAATGAAGCGCCAGGTCAAGTGCATCAGCAGGTGCTATCCCCTCCATGA
- a CDS encoding NAD(P)/FAD-dependent oxidoreductase, with protein MSLPRIVVVGGGAGGLELVTRLGRKLGKRQRAEIVLVDRNPTHIWKPLLHEVATGVLDSGLDEVSYQGHSKAHGYRFQRGTLSNLDRDAKKLTLAPIIDDDGETVVLPSRELDYDYLVLSLGSVSNDFGTPGVAEHAHFLDSPHQAEAFRHDMLNTFLRYSDPERRVHPKLAVGIVGAGATGVELAAELYGASKMLNSYGFTELKSTQLEVHLIEAAPRILPALPERISQAVHKELENLGVNVHVDTKVTCADEEGFMTAEGTRIETDLNVWAAGIKAPAFLSELGLSTQRNHQLKVERTLQSIDDPHIFAFGDCASCPQDDGKTVPPRAQAAHQQAGTLFRNLVATLDGKPLKDFTFQDRGSLISLAHFDAVGSLMRGASARSLFIEGRLAKVFYASLYRMHQLAIHGTVKTGMTVVVDGLNRFLKPKMKLH; from the coding sequence ATGTCTCTACCACGCATCGTGGTGGTCGGCGGTGGCGCCGGCGGGCTCGAGCTGGTGACTCGGCTAGGCCGCAAGCTGGGCAAACGCCAGCGCGCCGAGATCGTGCTCGTCGACCGCAACCCCACCCACATCTGGAAGCCGCTGCTTCACGAGGTCGCCACCGGCGTGCTCGATTCCGGCCTCGACGAGGTCTCCTACCAGGGCCATTCCAAGGCCCACGGCTATCGCTTCCAGCGCGGCACCCTGAGCAACCTGGATCGCGATGCCAAGAAGCTGACCCTGGCGCCGATTATCGATGACGACGGCGAGACGGTGGTCCTGCCCTCCCGTGAGCTGGACTACGACTACCTGGTGTTGTCGCTGGGTAGCGTCTCCAACGATTTCGGCACGCCGGGCGTCGCCGAACATGCCCACTTCCTCGATAGCCCGCACCAGGCGGAGGCCTTCCGCCACGACATGCTCAACACCTTCCTGCGCTACAGCGACCCGGAGCGCCGCGTCCACCCCAAGCTGGCGGTCGGCATCGTCGGCGCCGGTGCCACGGGGGTGGAGCTGGCCGCCGAGCTGTACGGTGCCTCGAAGATGCTCAACAGCTATGGCTTCACGGAGCTCAAGAGCACACAGCTCGAGGTCCACCTGATCGAGGCGGCCCCGCGGATCCTGCCGGCCCTGCCCGAGCGCATCAGCCAGGCGGTGCACAAGGAGCTCGAAAACCTGGGCGTGAACGTGCACGTGGATACCAAGGTGACCTGTGCCGATGAAGAAGGCTTCATGACCGCCGAAGGCACCCGCATCGAGACCGATCTCAATGTCTGGGCGGCCGGCATCAAGGCTCCCGCCTTTCTCTCCGAGCTGGGGCTCTCCACACAGCGCAACCACCAGCTCAAGGTCGAGCGCACCCTGCAGAGCATCGATGACCCGCACATCTTCGCCTTCGGCGACTGCGCCAGCTGCCCTCAGGATGACGGCAAGACGGTACCTCCGCGGGCTCAGGCAGCCCACCAGCAGGCCGGCACCCTCTTCCGCAACCTGGTCGCCACCCTCGACGGCAAGCCGCTCAAGGACTTCACCTTCCAGGATCGCGGCTCGCTGATCTCGCTGGCGCACTTCGATGCCGTGGGCTCGCTGATGCGCGGCGCCTCCGCGCGTTCGCTGTTCATCGAGGGCCGCCTGGCCAAGGTCTTCTATGCCTCGCTCTATCGCATGCACCAGCTCGCCATCCACGGCACGGTGAAGACCGGCATGACGGTGGTCGTCGATGGCCTCAACCGCTTCCTCAAGCCGAAGATGAAGCTGCACTAA
- the rpe gene encoding ribulose-phosphate 3-epimerase, which yields MSDATPDFKIAPSILSADFARLGEEVDDVLASGADIVHFDVMDNHYVPNLTIGPMVCEALRKHGVTAPIDAHLMVRPVDRLIGDFIDAGASYITFHPEASDHIDRSLAMIRDGGCQAGLVFNPATPLSYLDYVMDKVDMILLMSVNPGFGGQSFIPGTLDKLREVRRRIDASGRNIRLEIDGGVKVDNIAEIARAGADTFVAGSAVFKARNPDDPNRYESVMQAFRDELAKV from the coding sequence ATGAGCGATGCAACGCCAGACTTCAAGATCGCACCCTCGATTCTTTCTGCCGACTTCGCCCGCCTCGGGGAAGAAGTCGATGATGTGCTGGCCTCCGGCGCCGACATCGTGCATTTCGACGTCATGGACAATCACTATGTGCCCAACCTGACCATCGGCCCGATGGTCTGCGAGGCGTTGCGCAAGCACGGCGTCACCGCCCCCATCGATGCCCACCTGATGGTGCGCCCGGTGGATCGACTGATCGGCGACTTCATCGATGCCGGTGCCAGCTATATCACCTTCCACCCGGAAGCCTCCGACCATATCGATCGCTCGCTTGCGATGATCCGCGATGGTGGCTGCCAGGCCGGCCTGGTGTTCAACCCGGCCACGCCGCTGTCCTATCTCGATTACGTGATGGACAAGGTCGACATGATCCTCTTGATGAGCGTCAACCCGGGCTTCGGCGGCCAGTCGTTCATCCCCGGCACCCTCGACAAGCTGCGCGAGGTGCGCCGACGCATCGATGCCAGCGGCCGCAACATCCGCTTGGAGATCGACGGCGGGGTGAAGGTCGACAACATCGCCGAGATCGCCCGTGCCGGGGCCGACACCTTCGTCGCCGGCTCGGCGGTGTTCAAGGCCCGCAACCCCGACGACCCGAACCGTTATGAGAGCGTGATGCAGGCCTTCCGCGACGAGCTGGCGAAGGTCTGA
- the ggt gene encoding gamma-glutamyltransferase, translated as MPPFPLRRSLALGLLAGTLSFAPGAFAQQAILEGERFHPEVGTQGMVATSHFLASQVSHDVLADGGNAVDAAVSAGFALAVTQPRSGNIGGGGFMLISDEASGEVIAIDYREMAPAAATETMFQDADGNPVTERSRFTHLAAGVPGTVAGLAMALEQYGTMSLAEALAPAIDLAENGFPLPQRFVDGIRDARMNFEPWEASRAKFFKEDGSPYRVGDTFRQPDLAATLKRIAAEGAREFYEGETAEMIVAEMQAHDGLITMEDLAAYQPIIREPSHGTYRGHDIYAMSPPSSGGAHIVQMLNILEDYDIGAMGFNSAATIHVMAEAMKRAYADRSEYLGDTDFVEVPLAGITSKAYASELREGIDMDEATPSATLAPGNPLPYESNETTHFSITDGNGLAVSNTYTINFSYGSGIVVDGAGFLLNNEMDDFSAKPGVPNAYGLIGGEANKVEPGKRMLSSMTPTIVKKDGKNFLITGSPGGSRIITTTLQVLMNVIDHHMNIQSAVSAPRIHHQWLPDEIRIEDGISPDTIALLEAKGHTLRQQSAMGAAQSILIEDDAYYGGADPRRSTSSAMGL; from the coding sequence ATGCCCCCATTCCCCCTTCGACGCTCGCTGGCCCTTGGCCTGCTGGCCGGCACCCTGTCATTCGCCCCCGGCGCCTTCGCCCAGCAGGCGATCCTCGAGGGCGAACGCTTCCACCCGGAAGTCGGCACCCAGGGCATGGTCGCCACCAGCCACTTCCTCGCCTCCCAGGTGTCACATGACGTACTGGCCGACGGGGGCAATGCGGTGGATGCCGCGGTCAGTGCCGGCTTCGCCCTGGCGGTCACCCAACCCCGTTCGGGCAACATCGGCGGCGGGGGCTTCATGCTGATCTCGGATGAAGCGAGCGGCGAGGTCATCGCCATCGACTACCGCGAGATGGCGCCGGCCGCCGCCACCGAGACCATGTTCCAGGACGCGGACGGCAACCCGGTGACCGAGCGCTCCCGCTTCACCCACCTGGCGGCCGGGGTACCGGGCACCGTCGCCGGCCTGGCCATGGCTCTCGAACAATACGGCACCATGAGCCTGGCCGAAGCCTTGGCCCCAGCCATCGATCTGGCCGAGAACGGTTTCCCGCTGCCTCAGCGCTTCGTCGACGGCATCCGAGATGCCCGCATGAACTTCGAACCCTGGGAGGCCTCCAGAGCGAAGTTCTTCAAGGAAGATGGCAGCCCCTATCGGGTCGGTGACACCTTCCGTCAGCCGGATCTCGCCGCCACCCTCAAGCGCATCGCCGCCGAGGGAGCCCGGGAGTTCTACGAAGGCGAGACGGCCGAGATGATCGTTGCCGAGATGCAGGCCCATGACGGCCTGATCACCATGGAGGACCTGGCCGCCTACCAGCCGATCATTCGCGAGCCGAGCCACGGCACCTATCGCGGCCATGACATCTACGCCATGAGCCCACCCTCTTCCGGCGGCGCCCACATCGTGCAGATGCTCAACATTCTCGAGGACTATGATATCGGCGCCATGGGCTTCAATTCCGCGGCCACCATCCATGTGATGGCCGAGGCCATGAAGCGCGCCTACGCCGATCGCTCCGAATATCTGGGCGACACCGACTTCGTCGAGGTACCCCTTGCGGGCATTACCTCCAAGGCCTACGCCAGTGAGCTTCGCGAAGGCATCGACATGGACGAGGCCACCCCCAGCGCCACCCTGGCACCGGGCAACCCGCTGCCCTACGAGTCCAACGAGACCACTCACTTCTCGATCACCGACGGCAATGGCCTGGCGGTCTCCAACACCTACACCATCAACTTCAGCTACGGCTCGGGGATCGTGGTCGATGGCGCCGGCTTCCTGCTCAACAACGAGATGGATGATTTCTCGGCCAAGCCCGGCGTGCCCAACGCCTATGGCCTGATCGGCGGCGAGGCTAACAAGGTCGAGCCCGGCAAGCGCATGCTCTCTTCGATGACGCCGACCATCGTCAAGAAGGACGGCAAGAACTTCCTGATCACCGGCAGCCCCGGCGGCTCGCGAATCATTACCACCACCCTGCAGGTGCTGATGAACGTCATCGATCACCACATGAACATCCAGTCGGCGGTCAGCGCGCCACGCATCCACCACCAATGGCTGCCCGACGAGATTCGCATCGAGGACGGCATCAGCCCGGATACGATCGCGCTGCTCGAGGCCAAGGGCCATACCCTCCGCCAGCAGTCCGCCATGGGCGCGGCCCAGTCGATACTGATCGAGGATGACGCGTACTACGGGGGTGCCGACCCACGGCGCTCGACGTCCTCGGCCATGGGCCTCTAA
- a CDS encoding TIGR04211 family SH3 domain-containing protein, producing the protein MRTFNSVMLGLSLATLTLGAKAQETTDPELWVSDELTTFVRSGPTDGYRIIGTLTAGDPVERLETSGDYSLVEGPGGDQVWILSSNLQQEKSATAQLPVLQERVETLSDELEGISEQWKGRLASTTDALEQREARIVDLESRNEVLQDQYSESQERLRGLQARLDTQEEDLLLRYFMYGGGVAGGGLLVGLIVPHLPRRRKKNDRWF; encoded by the coding sequence ATGCGAACATTCAACTCTGTGATGCTGGGGCTCTCCCTGGCGACCCTGACGCTGGGGGCCAAGGCCCAGGAGACCACTGACCCGGAGCTCTGGGTCTCGGACGAACTCACCACCTTCGTGAGAAGTGGGCCTACTGATGGCTACCGCATCATCGGTACCTTGACCGCGGGGGACCCGGTCGAGCGACTCGAGACCAGCGGGGACTATTCACTGGTCGAGGGCCCAGGAGGGGATCAGGTGTGGATCCTCTCCTCCAACCTTCAGCAGGAGAAAAGTGCCACCGCCCAGTTACCGGTTCTCCAGGAACGCGTCGAGACCCTGAGCGACGAACTCGAGGGCATCAGCGAGCAGTGGAAGGGGCGGTTGGCCTCCACGACCGACGCGCTCGAGCAGCGCGAGGCGCGCATCGTCGATCTCGAGAGCCGCAACGAGGTGCTGCAGGATCAGTACAGTGAGTCTCAGGAGCGGCTGCGTGGCCTGCAGGCACGGCTGGACACCCAGGAAGAAGATCTGCTGCTGCGCTACTTCATGTATGGCGGCGGCGTGGCCGGCGGTGGCCTGCTGGTCGGGCTGATCGTTCCTCACCTGCCCAGGCGTCGCAAGAAGAACGACCGCTGGTTCTGA
- a CDS encoding mechanosensitive ion channel domain-containing protein: MEMDALMTYLKTAGAGFAVDLVAAIAIFVIGRWVISLVHRLSLRAMERAKVEPLLVKFLGNIVRTLLLIVVVLAAINQVGIQTTSLIAVLGAAGLAVGLALQGSLANFAAGVLVIIFRPYKIGDYVEAGGVAGTVDDVQIFTTELKTGDNRKIIVPNGQMMNGAITNYSAHDTRRVDLVASVGYEVDIDTVRRVLEEVVANDGRVLETPAPNIRMSAMMDSSVNWIVRPWVKASDYWDVYWGMTEEIKRRFDAEGISIPFPQRDVHVYHHDDQKAGVSRP, translated from the coding sequence ATGGAAATGGATGCCCTGATGACCTACCTGAAGACCGCCGGCGCCGGCTTCGCCGTCGACCTGGTGGCCGCCATCGCCATCTTTGTGATCGGCCGCTGGGTGATATCGCTGGTGCACCGGCTGAGTCTCAGGGCAATGGAGCGGGCGAAGGTCGAGCCGCTGCTGGTCAAGTTCCTCGGCAACATCGTGCGGACCCTGTTGCTGATTGTGGTGGTGCTGGCCGCCATCAACCAGGTCGGCATCCAGACCACCTCGCTGATCGCGGTGCTCGGTGCCGCCGGCCTGGCCGTCGGCCTGGCGCTGCAGGGCTCGCTTGCCAACTTCGCCGCCGGGGTGCTGGTGATCATCTTTCGCCCCTACAAGATCGGCGACTACGTCGAGGCCGGTGGCGTGGCCGGCACCGTCGATGACGTGCAGATCTTCACCACCGAGCTCAAGACCGGTGACAACCGCAAGATCATCGTGCCCAACGGTCAGATGATGAACGGTGCCATTACCAACTACTCCGCGCACGATACCCGTCGGGTCGACCTGGTGGCGAGTGTCGGTTATGAGGTCGATATCGATACCGTGCGCCGGGTGCTCGAAGAGGTAGTCGCCAATGATGGCCGGGTGCTCGAGACGCCGGCGCCCAATATCCGCATGAGCGCGATGATGGATTCCAGTGTGAACTGGATCGTGCGGCCCTGGGTAAAGGCCAGCGATTACTGGGACGTGTACTGGGGAATGACCGAGGAGATCAAGCGGCGCTTCGATGCCGAAGGCATCAGCATTCCCTTCCCGCAGCGCGACGTGCATGTCTATCACCACGATGATCAGAAGGCTGGGGTATCCAGGCCCTGA
- a CDS encoding phosphoglycolate phosphatase, whose amino-acid sequence MHDLVRDIRLVAFDLDGTLIDSVPDLAVAVDAALEDQGVAPVGEARVRDWVGNGSWRLVERALEAALERPADQGVLEACHARFLAHYHASPVERTRLYPGVREALEGLIAHGLSLVLITNKPQAFIAPILEHFALNDAFALCLGGDSLDEKKPHPAPLLHAAAHFGLSPEACLMVGDSRHDIEAGKRAGFRTLAVPYGYNHGESVTDSGPDAVVESLSELV is encoded by the coding sequence ATGCATGACCTGGTTCGCGACATCCGCCTGGTGGCTTTTGACCTAGATGGCACCCTGATCGACTCGGTCCCGGATCTGGCGGTGGCGGTGGATGCCGCCCTCGAGGATCAGGGGGTCGCCCCGGTCGGCGAGGCGCGGGTGCGGGACTGGGTCGGTAACGGGTCCTGGCGCCTGGTCGAGCGGGCCCTTGAGGCGGCGCTTGAGCGCCCGGCGGATCAAGGTGTGCTCGAGGCCTGCCATGCACGCTTTCTCGCGCATTACCACGCCTCACCGGTTGAGCGCACCCGGCTTTATCCCGGGGTGCGCGAGGCGCTTGAGGGGCTCATCGCCCATGGGTTGTCGCTGGTCCTGATCACCAACAAGCCGCAGGCCTTCATCGCCCCGATCCTTGAGCACTTTGCGCTCAATGACGCCTTCGCCCTTTGCCTGGGCGGCGATTCACTCGACGAGAAGAAACCCCATCCGGCGCCCTTGCTGCATGCGGCGGCGCATTTCGGGCTGTCGCCGGAGGCCTGCCTGATGGTCGGTGATTCACGCCACGACATCGAGGCCGGCAAGCGCGCCGGCTTTCGCACCCTGGCCGTGCCTTATGGGTACAATCACGGCGAATCGGTGACCGACAGTGGCCCCGATGCGGTAGTTGAATCGCTTTCTGAACTCGTTTAG
- a CDS encoding thiopurine S-methyltransferase: MSNEWISRWREGRIGFHRQVEHPALVRHWPRLGVEEGAKVLVPLCGKSLDMRWLAAAGHPVLGIELASLAIEQFIAEGGESSRYRQGDFEIWRQGSIELWCGDFFHFHTQQAADLGAFYDRAALIALPEATRQRYAFHLAQLMPPGARGLLISLTRTPGDEAGPPYSVPADEVRALFGPNFEVAHLEDGEPEPNGWRESVWSLVRRGPRAGHGQGPGY, translated from the coding sequence ATGAGCAATGAATGGATCTCGCGCTGGCGTGAGGGGCGGATCGGCTTTCACCGCCAGGTCGAGCACCCGGCACTGGTGCGGCACTGGCCGCGCTTGGGCGTCGAGGAGGGAGCCAAGGTGCTGGTGCCGCTATGCGGCAAGAGCCTGGACATGCGCTGGCTCGCCGCCGCGGGGCATCCGGTGCTGGGGATCGAGCTGGCCTCGCTTGCCATCGAGCAGTTCATCGCCGAGGGGGGGGAGTCCTCCCGCTATCGCCAGGGCGACTTCGAGATCTGGCGCCAGGGTAGCATCGAACTGTGGTGTGGCGATTTCTTCCACTTCCACACCCAGCAGGCCGCGGATCTGGGCGCCTTCTATGATCGGGCGGCCCTGATCGCGCTGCCGGAGGCGACCCGCCAGCGCTACGCCTTTCACCTGGCGCAGTTGATGCCGCCCGGTGCTCGGGGGCTGCTGATCAGCCTGACCCGTACCCCCGGCGACGAGGCCGGACCGCCTTACAGCGTGCCTGCCGATGAGGTGCGCGCACTGTTCGGGCCCAACTTCGAGGTGGCGCATCTCGAGGATGGCGAGCCCGAGCCCAACGGCTGGCGGGAGAGTGTCTGGTCGCTGGTGCGCCGTGGTCCGCGGGCGGGGCATGGTCAGGGGCCGGGCTACTAG